In Nocardioides sp. JQ2195, a genomic segment contains:
- a CDS encoding DUF3097 domain-containing protein, with the protein MTSPTDRYGSDVLNTDWRAPRNGRAIDVEADNGLVVEEVTTDWCGEIVAVDRDIDTVTLEDRRNKRRTFPLGPGFLIDGKPVILTRPTRLKTPAKPTRTASGSVAVHGAKARVARASRIFVEGRHDAELVEKVWGDDLRIEGVVVEFLGGVDDLSDHLRDFKPGPDRRVGVLVDHLVPGSKESRIAQSIAKSPVGKHVLIVGHPFIDVWAAVKPERLGFKRWPDVPRNIEWKHGVCQQLGWPHRNQTDIARAWQHILGGVRGFQDLDPALLGRVEELIDFVTAP; encoded by the coding sequence GTGACTTCCCCCACCGACCGCTACGGCTCCGACGTCCTCAACACCGACTGGCGAGCGCCCCGCAACGGCCGTGCCATTGACGTCGAGGCCGACAACGGACTGGTCGTCGAAGAGGTGACCACCGACTGGTGCGGCGAGATCGTTGCGGTCGACCGTGACATCGACACCGTCACCCTCGAGGACCGGCGCAACAAGCGCCGCACCTTCCCCCTCGGGCCCGGCTTCCTGATCGACGGCAAGCCCGTCATCCTCACCCGCCCGACCAGGCTGAAGACGCCCGCCAAGCCGACCCGGACCGCGTCGGGCTCGGTCGCCGTGCACGGCGCGAAGGCTCGGGTGGCCCGGGCCAGCCGGATCTTCGTCGAGGGTCGCCACGACGCCGAGCTGGTCGAGAAGGTGTGGGGCGACGACCTGCGCATCGAGGGCGTGGTGGTCGAGTTCCTCGGCGGTGTCGACGACCTCTCGGACCACCTGCGCGACTTCAAGCCCGGCCCCGACCGCCGCGTCGGCGTGCTCGTCGACCACCTCGTTCCCGGGTCCAAGGAGAGCCGGATCGCGCAGTCCATCGCCAAGTCACCGGTCGGCAAGCACGTGCTGATCGTCGGCCACCCGTTCATCGACGTCTGGGCTGCGGTCAAGCCCGAACGGCTCGGCTTCAAGCGCTGGCCCGACGTGCCCCGCAACATCGAGTGGAAGCACGGCGTCTGTCAGCAGCTGGGGTGGCCGCACCGCAACCAGACCGACATCGCCCGCGCCTGGCAGCACATCCTCGGTGGGGTGCGCGGCTTCCAGGACCTCGACCCGGCGCTGCTCGGTCGCGTCGAGGAGCTCATCGACTTCGTCACCGCCCCCTAG
- the hemW gene encoding radical SAM family heme chaperone HemW, with amino-acid sequence MPSAFPPGDPAPSDGRLPGSALEGAATRPFGVYVHVPFCTVRCGYCDFNTYTATELGEGVTRATYAESAIAEIRRARTVLGDVDRRVDTIFFGGGTPTLLPPADLTAIIAAISGEFGLADDVEVTTEANPDSVTSWDLEALRAGGFNRLSFGMQSAVPHVLQTLDRTHDPLRVPAVVDWARQAGFEQVSLDLIYGTPGESLADWQVSIDAALACTPDHVSAYSLIVEEGTALARRVRRGEVPMTDDDDLADKYVAADDAFAAAGLGWYEVSNWSRDDASRCRHNLLYWQGADWWGVGPGSHSHVGGVRWWNVKHPAAYAERIGRGVSPAHARETLDEETRLVERVLLEIRIRDGLDIALLDDAGRAQLPDLVARGLVEPGPLGDALSDAASPDDAHLAGARLVLTRDGRLLADAIVRDLV; translated from the coding sequence ATGCCCTCCGCGTTTCCTCCCGGTGACCCGGCCCCGTCCGACGGCCGCCTGCCCGGCTCCGCCCTCGAAGGCGCCGCGACGCGCCCCTTCGGGGTCTACGTGCACGTGCCGTTCTGCACGGTGCGGTGTGGCTACTGCGACTTCAACACCTACACCGCCACCGAGCTCGGCGAAGGTGTCACCCGGGCGACGTACGCCGAGTCCGCGATCGCCGAGATCCGTCGGGCGCGCACGGTGCTCGGCGACGTGGACCGCCGGGTCGACACGATCTTCTTCGGTGGCGGGACCCCGACCCTGCTGCCACCGGCGGACCTGACCGCCATCATTGCCGCGATCTCGGGGGAGTTCGGACTGGCCGACGACGTCGAGGTCACCACCGAGGCCAACCCCGACAGCGTGACGTCGTGGGATCTCGAGGCGCTGCGCGCCGGGGGCTTCAACCGGCTCTCGTTCGGCATGCAGTCGGCGGTGCCCCACGTGCTGCAGACCCTCGACCGCACCCATGATCCGCTCCGTGTGCCGGCCGTCGTCGACTGGGCCAGGCAGGCCGGCTTCGAGCAGGTGAGCCTCGACCTGATCTATGGCACGCCCGGGGAGTCGCTGGCCGACTGGCAGGTCTCGATCGATGCTGCGCTGGCCTGCACGCCGGATCACGTGTCGGCGTACTCGCTCATCGTCGAGGAGGGCACCGCGTTGGCCAGGCGGGTGCGGCGCGGCGAGGTGCCGATGACTGATGACGACGACCTCGCCGACAAGTACGTCGCGGCAGATGACGCGTTCGCCGCTGCCGGGCTGGGGTGGTACGAGGTGTCGAACTGGTCGCGCGACGACGCCTCCCGCTGCCGGCACAACCTGCTCTACTGGCAGGGCGCCGACTGGTGGGGCGTCGGGCCCGGCTCGCACTCCCACGTCGGTGGCGTCCGGTGGTGGAACGTCAAGCATCCCGCGGCGTACGCCGAGCGCATCGGTCGCGGAGTCAGTCCGGCGCATGCCCGGGAGACCCTGGACGAGGAGACCAGGCTCGTCGAGCGGGTGCTCCTGGAGATCCGGATCCGCGACGGGCTCGACATCGCGCTGCTCGACGACGCAGGTCGGGCGCAGCTGCCCGACCTGGTTGCTCGCGGACTCGTCGAGCCCGGTCCACTGGGAGACGCGCTGTCGGACGCTGCATCGCCGGACGACGCCCACCTTGCGGGTGCGCGCCTGGTGCTCACCCGCGACGGTCGTCTGCTCGCCGACGCCATCGTCCGCGACCTGGTCTGA
- a CDS encoding AMP-dependent synthetase/ligase, translating into MPINHDASFLESMPKNVAVQFLGRVTKSSDKEAYRFPVGDTWESVTWQQVGDRVNNLAAGLMALGIEPEQRVGIASSTRYEWILADLAIMLSGAATTTVYSSTNADDTAYILSDSGSRIVFAEDDDQIAKLVAHKSDLPHISKVVTFDGQADGDWVIGIDDLAALGETYLEGNPNAVVEHAEAIEPEQLATLIYTSGTTGPPKGVRLRHRSWVYEGEAIASQNILDESDLQFLWLPMAHAFGKVLLSTQLACGFATAVDGRVDKIIDNLAVVKPTFMGAAPRIFEKAYSRIVTMQAAEGGAKEKLFKKAFAVGLEVDRLKREGKSVPFGLKLQHGLFDKLVFAKVRARFGGRVRFFISGAAALNREVAEWFHAAGITVLEGYGMTENAAGATVNHPDQYKFGSVGAPFPGSEVKIAEDGEVLLRGPHVMEGYHNLPEVTAETLTEDGWLHTGDIGELDDDGFLKITDRKKDLFKTSGGKYIAPSAIESQFKAICPYASQFLAIGNERNFVSALITLDPDQMTDWAAQNGKEGASYADVVASPEVREMVQGYVDELNQRLNRWETVKKFAILDHDLSVESGELTPSMKVKRKVVEGNQQDVISSFYG; encoded by the coding sequence ATGCCGATCAATCACGACGCGTCCTTCCTCGAGAGCATGCCCAAGAACGTCGCTGTTCAGTTCCTCGGTCGGGTCACGAAGTCGTCGGACAAGGAGGCCTACCGTTTCCCGGTCGGAGACACCTGGGAGTCCGTGACCTGGCAGCAGGTAGGGGACCGGGTCAACAACCTGGCCGCGGGACTCATGGCACTCGGGATCGAGCCCGAGCAGCGCGTCGGCATCGCCTCGTCCACCCGCTACGAGTGGATCCTGGCCGACCTCGCGATCATGCTCTCCGGAGCCGCCACGACCACGGTCTACTCGTCGACGAACGCCGATGACACGGCGTACATCCTCAGTGACTCCGGGAGCCGGATCGTCTTCGCCGAGGACGACGACCAGATCGCCAAGCTGGTCGCGCACAAGTCCGACCTGCCGCACATCTCCAAGGTGGTCACCTTCGACGGCCAGGCTGACGGTGACTGGGTGATCGGCATCGACGACCTCGCCGCGCTGGGCGAGACCTACCTCGAGGGCAACCCGAACGCGGTCGTCGAGCACGCCGAGGCGATCGAGCCCGAACAGCTCGCGACGCTGATCTACACCTCCGGGACGACCGGTCCTCCCAAGGGTGTGCGCCTGCGGCACCGGTCCTGGGTCTACGAGGGCGAGGCGATCGCGTCGCAGAACATCCTCGACGAGAGCGACCTCCAGTTCCTGTGGCTGCCGATGGCACACGCGTTCGGCAAGGTGCTGCTCTCGACCCAGCTGGCCTGTGGCTTCGCGACGGCCGTCGACGGCCGCGTCGACAAGATCATCGACAACCTGGCGGTGGTCAAGCCCACCTTCATGGGTGCTGCCCCGCGGATCTTCGAGAAGGCCTACTCCCGCATCGTCACGATGCAGGCCGCCGAGGGCGGTGCCAAGGAGAAGCTCTTCAAGAAGGCGTTCGCGGTCGGCCTCGAGGTCGACCGGCTGAAGCGTGAGGGCAAGTCGGTCCCGTTCGGCCTCAAGCTGCAGCACGGCCTCTTCGACAAGCTGGTCTTCGCCAAGGTCCGTGCCCGCTTCGGTGGACGGGTCCGCTTCTTCATCTCCGGCGCCGCGGCCCTGAACCGCGAGGTCGCTGAGTGGTTCCACGCAGCGGGCATCACCGTGCTCGAGGGCTACGGCATGACCGAGAACGCTGCTGGTGCGACGGTCAACCACCCCGACCAGTACAAGTTCGGTTCCGTGGGCGCACCGTTCCCGGGTAGTGAGGTCAAGATCGCCGAGGACGGCGAGGTCCTGCTCCGTGGCCCGCACGTCATGGAGGGCTACCACAACCTCCCGGAGGTCACCGCCGAGACGCTCACGGAGGACGGTTGGCTGCACACGGGTGACATCGGTGAGCTCGACGACGACGGCTTCCTGAAGATCACGGACCGCAAGAAGGACCTGTTCAAGACCTCAGGGGGCAAGTACATCGCGCCCTCGGCGATCGAGTCGCAGTTCAAGGCGATCTGTCCCTACGCCAGCCAGTTCCTGGCGATCGGCAACGAGCGCAACTTCGTCTCGGCGTTGATCACCCTGGATCCCGACCAGATGACCGACTGGGCGGCGCAGAACGGCAAGGAGGGGGCGTCGTACGCCGACGTCGTCGCCTCGCCCGAGGTGCGCGAGATGGTGCAGGGCTACGTCGACGAGCTCAACCAGCGCCTCAACCGCTGGGAGACGGTCAAGAAGTTCGCGATCCTCGACCACGACCTCAGCGTCGAGTCCGGGGAGTTGACTCCGTCGATGAAGGTCAAGCGCAAGGTCGTCGAGGGGAACCAGCAGGACGTCATCTCGTCCTTCTACGGCTGA
- a CDS encoding MOSC domain-containing protein, protein MTASVLQISIGLPRDEEWAGNLKRTAIDKKAVAGPVDVRRHGIDGDQVADTVHHGGPDMAVYAFAREDLDRWERELDGPIRNGFFGENLTTQGIDVNEALVGERWRIGEVLLEVAKVRIPCSVFKNWMGLGGFDDVAWVKRFAADQRPGPYLRVLEEGRMAAGDEIVVEHRPDHGITVSHMFRALTTERQLAPGLLAVEGLAASVRARITRT, encoded by the coding sequence ATGACTGCGTCGGTCCTCCAGATCTCCATCGGCCTGCCTCGGGACGAGGAGTGGGCAGGCAACCTCAAGCGCACGGCGATCGACAAGAAGGCAGTGGCCGGCCCGGTCGACGTACGCCGTCACGGCATCGACGGCGACCAGGTCGCCGACACGGTCCACCACGGGGGACCCGACATGGCGGTCTACGCGTTCGCACGCGAGGACCTGGACAGGTGGGAGCGCGAGCTGGACGGCCCGATCCGCAACGGCTTCTTCGGCGAGAACCTCACCACGCAGGGCATCGACGTCAACGAAGCGCTCGTGGGGGAGAGGTGGCGGATCGGGGAGGTGCTCCTCGAGGTCGCCAAGGTGCGCATCCCCTGCTCGGTCTTCAAGAACTGGATGGGACTGGGCGGCTTCGACGACGTGGCATGGGTGAAGCGCTTCGCCGCCGACCAGCGCCCCGGCCCCTATCTGCGGGTGCTCGAGGAGGGGCGGATGGCAGCCGGCGACGAGATCGTCGTCGAGCACCGCCCTGACCACGGCATCACCGTGTCGCACATGTTCCGGGCCCTGACCACCGAGCGCCAGCTGGCTCCGGGGTTGCTCGCGGTCGAGGGACTTGCGGCCTCCGTCCGGGCACGGATCACCCGGACGTGA
- the lepA gene encoding translation elongation factor 4 has product MPLTSQAPQPGHTDPAILRNFCIIAHIDHGKSTLADRMLQLTGVVDERAARAQYLDRMDIERERGITIKSQAVRMPWTVTPESAAEHDIDAGTYVLNMIDTPGHVDFTYEVSRSLEACEAAILLVDAAQGIEAQTLANLYLAMGADLHIIPVLNKIDLPSANVEKYAAELAGLVGCEPEDVLLTSAKTGLGVTDLLDQIVKQTPPPVGAADKPARALIFDSVYDTYRGVVTYVRVIDGKLTHRDRIKMMSTGAVHEMLEVGVISPEPVKAGEIGVGEVGYLITGVKDVRQSRVGDTVTTQHHGATEALGGYKHPNPMVYAGLYPIDGDQFGDLREALEKLQLNDAALTYEPETSGALGFGFRCGFLGLLHMEITRDRLEREFNLDLISTAPNVVYEVLMEDGSEVGVTNPSEFPEGKIAEVREPVVRATILSPSDFIGTIMELCQTKRGTLLGMDYLSEDRVEMRYTLPMGEIVFDFFDQLKSRTKGYASLDYERKGEQAADLVKVDILLQGEPVDAFSAIVHKDAAYGYGVMMAGKLKELIPRQQFEVPIQATIGARVIARENIRAIRKDVLAKCYGGDISRKRKLLEKQKAGKKRMKNIGTVEVPPEAFVAALSTTQPTEKSGKK; this is encoded by the coding sequence ATGCCGTTGACCTCGCAAGCGCCGCAGCCAGGCCACACCGATCCCGCGATCCTGCGCAACTTCTGCATCATCGCGCACATCGACCATGGCAAGTCGACCCTTGCCGACCGGATGCTCCAGCTGACCGGGGTCGTCGACGAGCGTGCCGCCCGCGCGCAGTACCTCGACCGCATGGACATCGAGCGCGAACGCGGCATCACGATCAAGAGCCAGGCCGTCCGGATGCCGTGGACGGTCACTCCGGAGTCGGCCGCGGAGCACGACATCGACGCCGGCACCTACGTGCTGAACATGATCGACACTCCCGGCCACGTCGACTTCACCTATGAGGTGTCCCGCTCGCTCGAGGCCTGCGAGGCAGCCATCCTGCTGGTCGACGCGGCCCAGGGCATCGAGGCCCAGACGCTGGCCAACCTCTACCTGGCGATGGGCGCGGACCTGCACATCATCCCGGTGCTGAACAAGATCGACCTGCCCAGTGCCAATGTCGAGAAGTACGCCGCCGAGCTGGCCGGACTGGTCGGCTGCGAGCCGGAGGACGTGCTGCTGACCAGCGCCAAGACCGGGCTGGGCGTCACCGACCTGCTGGACCAGATCGTCAAGCAGACCCCGCCGCCGGTCGGCGCCGCCGACAAGCCGGCGCGAGCCCTGATCTTCGACTCCGTCTACGACACCTACCGCGGCGTGGTCACCTACGTCCGTGTGATCGACGGCAAGCTCACCCACCGTGACCGGATCAAGATGATGTCGACCGGTGCCGTGCACGAGATGCTCGAGGTCGGGGTGATCAGCCCCGAGCCGGTCAAGGCCGGCGAGATCGGTGTCGGCGAGGTCGGCTACCTGATCACCGGCGTGAAGGACGTGCGCCAGTCCCGGGTCGGTGACACCGTCACCACCCAGCACCACGGCGCCACCGAGGCCCTCGGTGGCTACAAGCACCCCAACCCGATGGTCTACGCCGGTCTCTACCCGATCGACGGCGACCAGTTCGGCGACCTGCGCGAGGCCCTGGAGAAGCTCCAGCTCAACGACGCGGCACTGACCTACGAGCCGGAGACCTCCGGTGCCCTCGGCTTCGGCTTCCGCTGTGGCTTCCTCGGGCTGCTGCACATGGAGATCACCCGCGACCGCCTCGAGCGTGAGTTCAACCTCGACCTGATCTCGACCGCACCCAACGTGGTCTACGAAGTGCTCATGGAGGACGGCTCCGAGGTCGGGGTGACCAACCCCAGCGAGTTCCCCGAGGGCAAGATCGCCGAGGTCCGCGAGCCCGTCGTCCGCGCGACGATCCTGTCTCCCTCCGACTTCATCGGCACGATCATGGAGCTGTGCCAGACCAAGCGCGGCACCCTGCTCGGCATGGACTACCTCTCCGAGGACCGCGTCGAGATGCGCTACACCCTGCCGATGGGCGAGATCGTCTTCGACTTCTTCGACCAGCTCAAGAGCCGCACCAAGGGGTACGCCTCGCTCGACTACGAGCGCAAGGGCGAGCAGGCCGCCGACCTGGTCAAGGTCGACATCCTGCTGCAGGGTGAGCCGGTCGACGCCTTCTCGGCGATCGTGCACAAGGACGCGGCCTACGGCTACGGCGTGATGATGGCCGGCAAGCTCAAGGAGCTCATCCCCAGGCAGCAGTTCGAGGTGCCGATCCAGGCCACCATCGGTGCTCGGGTGATCGCCCGCGAGAACATCCGCGCGATCCGCAAGGACGTGCTCGCCAAGTGCTACGGCGGTGACATCAGCCGCAAGCGCAAGCTGCTCGAGAAGCAGAAGGCCGGCAAGAAGCGGATGAAGAACATCGGCACTGTCGAGGTTCCGCCGGAGGCGTTCGTCGCCGCACTCTCGACGACCCAGCCGACGGAGAAGTCCGGCAAGAAGTGA
- a CDS encoding DUF4189 domain-containing protein — MRKTNRLLAVIATLLLTFGILAAFNTSASADPSTGPSAGTTAGSVDVAPTTAAYQTSRRLYYGAIHVNFKEFTGGYSYDKRTKTRAKKSSMAMCKANSDVNKRCKLALWVRNGCGAVAVRVKDGQVVKARTAIAFNKKKAIRKAKRKVGRGAERYAFVCTTRYR; from the coding sequence ATGCGCAAGACCAACCGTTTGCTGGCAGTGATCGCCACGCTGCTGCTGACGTTCGGGATCCTCGCTGCGTTCAACACGAGCGCCAGCGCCGACCCGAGCACCGGCCCGAGCGCCGGAACCACCGCCGGCTCCGTGGACGTCGCCCCCACCACGGCGGCCTACCAGACATCCCGTCGCCTGTACTACGGCGCCATCCACGTGAACTTCAAGGAGTTCACCGGTGGCTACTCCTACGACAAGCGCACCAAGACGAGGGCCAAGAAGTCCTCCATGGCCATGTGCAAGGCCAACTCCGACGTCAACAAGCGTTGCAAGCTGGCCCTGTGGGTCCGCAACGGTTGTGGCGCCGTGGCCGTCCGGGTGAAGGACGGCCAGGTCGTGAAGGCCCGGACCGCGATCGCCTTCAACAAGAAGAAGGCCATCCGCAAGGCCAAGCGCAAGGTCGGCCGCGGCGCCGAGCGCTACGCCTTCGTCTGCACCACGCGTTACCGCTGA
- a CDS encoding phosphotransferase: MNTELSPPPSGRTARRLEWQFLPAHIRGLVEGHCGSPVTGAVSQGGGFTPGFASVLTCADGTQHFVKAASVKAQRMFALSYREEARKLLALQDDVPAPRLLWTHDDDDWVVLGIEHVDGQLPTRPWQPDHLDRLLDALEQVVEVTPPPELGLAPVTDDLAAWPAYWDTVRANHPDLTHADEAAGLAARFPEALAGSTLQHTDIRDDNTLLGSDGELWICDWSWPVLAAPWFDTLAALIGPRGDGIDVEAVLASRALTRDVPAEHLDIALALFAGYFLKSADDPVPPSSPHIRHAQAWQGQVVWGWLCERRGWDC, translated from the coding sequence GTGAACACCGAACTGTCCCCGCCGCCGAGTGGTCGCACTGCCCGCCGTCTCGAGTGGCAGTTCCTGCCAGCGCACATTCGCGGACTGGTCGAGGGGCACTGCGGCTCACCGGTGACCGGTGCGGTGTCCCAGGGAGGCGGGTTCACCCCCGGTTTCGCCTCGGTGCTCACCTGCGCGGACGGCACCCAGCACTTCGTGAAGGCTGCCTCGGTCAAGGCGCAGCGGATGTTCGCGCTCTCCTACCGGGAGGAGGCCCGCAAGCTGCTCGCACTGCAGGACGACGTACCCGCACCCCGCCTGCTGTGGACCCACGATGACGACGACTGGGTGGTGCTCGGGATCGAGCATGTCGACGGGCAGCTGCCCACCCGCCCCTGGCAGCCGGACCACCTCGATCGTCTGCTCGACGCACTGGAGCAGGTCGTCGAGGTCACGCCCCCGCCGGAGCTGGGCCTGGCGCCCGTCACCGACGACCTGGCCGCGTGGCCGGCGTACTGGGACACCGTGCGGGCCAACCACCCGGACCTCACCCACGCCGACGAGGCGGCCGGGCTGGCAGCTCGTTTCCCCGAGGCACTCGCCGGATCCACCCTGCAGCACACCGACATCCGCGACGACAACACGTTGCTCGGCAGCGACGGCGAGCTGTGGATCTGCGACTGGAGCTGGCCGGTGCTGGCCGCGCCCTGGTTCGACACGCTGGCCGCGTTGATCGGCCCGCGTGGTGACGGCATCGACGTCGAAGCAGTCCTGGCCTCGCGTGCCCTCACTCGGGACGTCCCGGCCGAGCACCTCGACATCGCCCTGGCCCTGTTCGCCGGCTACTTCCTCAAGTCCGCCGATGACCCGGTGCCGCCGAGCTCGCCCCACATCCGCCACGCCCAGGCCTGGCAGGGGCAGGTCGTGTGGGGATGGCTCTGCGAACGCCGGGGTTGGGACTGCTGA
- the rpsT gene encoding 30S ribosomal protein S20: MANIKSQIKRNRQNEQAHERNKAVKTNLKSAVRKFREAAEAGDKDAAVAAATEANKKLDKAASKGVIHKNQAANRKSAISKKAATL; this comes from the coding sequence GTGGCGAACATCAAGTCCCAGATCAAGCGCAACCGCCAGAACGAGCAGGCGCACGAGCGCAACAAGGCCGTCAAGACCAACCTCAAGTCCGCGGTGCGCAAGTTCCGCGAGGCCGCCGAGGCTGGCGACAAGGACGCCGCCGTGGCTGCTGCCACCGAGGCCAACAAGAAGCTCGACAAGGCTGCCTCCAAGGGCGTCATCCACAAGAACCAGGCCGCCAACCGCAAGTCGGCCATCAGCAAGAAGGCCGCAACGCTCTGA
- the holA gene encoding DNA polymerase III subunit delta yields MAGPRAADVMGHVTLVTGPEEFFNERTVAAVRAAVRAHDAEAESSEAQGSDLTLATLGELAAPSLFSTTRCVVVRGLENLPDESVAGLLDYAAAPADDIALVLVHGGGQKGSGVLNKLRKLTAVNEVKSASIKGAEFPRFVSSEVRRHGSTIEEEAADFLVQAIGQDIRSLAAAAHQLVNDFPGETLTSDKVKRYFGGRAEAKSFAVADNAFFGRRALALEELRWALDGGTPPVLITSAFASGVRGLARYVSAPRGIREADLAREVGVPPWKLRTLREQSRTWTPQGLGEAIRAVARADADIKGAAHDAAYTLERLVLTVAGLRQQRSGR; encoded by the coding sequence ATGGCCGGACCTCGAGCAGCAGACGTGATGGGCCACGTCACCTTGGTGACCGGGCCCGAGGAATTCTTCAATGAACGCACCGTGGCCGCGGTGCGTGCCGCCGTGCGTGCGCACGACGCGGAGGCTGAGTCGTCCGAGGCCCAGGGCAGCGACCTGACCCTGGCCACGCTGGGGGAGCTGGCCGCGCCGTCACTGTTCTCCACGACGCGGTGCGTGGTCGTTCGTGGCCTGGAGAACCTGCCGGACGAGTCCGTCGCCGGGCTCCTCGACTACGCCGCTGCGCCCGCCGACGACATCGCCCTGGTGCTGGTGCACGGTGGTGGGCAGAAGGGCAGTGGGGTCCTCAACAAGCTGCGCAAGCTCACGGCGGTCAACGAGGTGAAGTCGGCCTCGATCAAGGGGGCGGAGTTCCCCCGCTTCGTGTCGTCCGAGGTGCGTCGCCACGGATCCACCATCGAGGAGGAGGCAGCCGACTTCCTGGTCCAGGCCATCGGCCAGGACATCCGTTCGCTGGCGGCCGCCGCCCACCAGCTGGTCAACGACTTCCCCGGCGAGACCCTGACCTCCGACAAGGTGAAGCGCTACTTCGGTGGCCGGGCGGAGGCGAAGTCCTTCGCGGTGGCCGACAACGCATTCTTCGGGCGTCGGGCCCTGGCACTCGAGGAGCTCCGCTGGGCGCTCGACGGAGGCACCCCGCCCGTCCTCATCACCTCGGCCTTCGCCAGTGGCGTGCGCGGGCTCGCCCGTTACGTCTCTGCTCCACGGGGCATCCGTGAGGCCGACCTGGCCCGCGAGGTGGGTGTGCCGCCGTGGAAGCTCCGTACCCTGCGCGAGCAGTCGCGTACCTGGACCCCCCAAGGGCTGGGTGAGGCGATCCGGGCCGTGGCCCGCGCAGACGCAGACATCAAGGGGGCCGCCCATGACGCGGCCTACACCCTCGAGCGACTCGTGCTCACCGTGGCGGGGCTGCGGCAGCAGCGCTCAGGTCGCTGA